The Geoalkalibacter subterraneus genome contains the following window.
CGGCATAACAGCCATATCGTGCTGGATGCGGCACTCAGCCGACCCTTTATGCTGGGAGATGGCTGGGAATTGGAAGGGAAAATCACCGCCAAGAACCTGCTCGACAAGGATTATGAGTCGACGCCGGGATACCCGATGCCTCCGCGGGAGATCTTCGTGGAGTTGACGGCCTATTTCTAAAAATCTCGGCGTAAAGTCAGGGGAAAAGTCCCAATCACGGCAATGCCCGAGGTAAGAAAGCACCTCGGGCATTGCCTCTTCGGGTGTCGGCGTGAGAAGATTCAGGGGTTTCTACGGACCTTTTTTTAGTCAGACGGGAAAGGCTGCTGGTTATGATTCAACCCCTGTGCGGGCGACATTGTGTTGTAAAAGCTCTTTGGGGGGCTTTATTGCTGCTTTGGCTGAGCTGCACCCAGTTGCCGGCCGCGCAATGGACCGACGCCATCGGGCGCACCATCTCCCTCGAAGAACCCCCGCAGCGCATTGTGTCACTGGTGCCCGCGGTGACTGAAACTCTGTTTGCGCTGGGTCTCGGCGACAGAGTCGTGGGGGTGACCGATTTCTGCACCTTTCCGCCCGAGGCGAGGCAGAAGCCGAGCGTGGGCGGCTATGCCGATCCCGGCCTGGAAGCGGTGGCGACCCGCAGGCCCGACCTGGTTTTTCTGGCCGCCGATATGGGCAGTCCGGCCCTGCTCAGTCGCCTGGAGCAGCTGGGAGTCAAGATCTATGTGCTCTATCCGCGCGGGCTGGAAGAGGCGATTGCAGGCATGCGTGCGGTGGCCGCGGTGTGCGGCGTGGCGGAGGCGGGAGAGCGGCTGGCGAAAGAGCTGGAGGATGAAATTGCCCGTGTCGAGAGAGCGGTTGCTGGAAAGCCCCGTCCCCGGGTGCTGTTCGCGGTGATGCCCCAGCCCCTGACGGTGGCGGGACCGGACACCCTGGTCGGGGATCTGCTCGCGGCGGCGGGAGCCCGCAACGTAGTGCCGCCTGGCGCCAACCGCTATCCGACCTGGGGGATCGAGTCGCTTCTGCCGGTAGACCCCGATTTTATCGTTCTTTCTCCCCATACCGGGCTGCCCGACCCCGAAAATGTGCTGTCCGGCTGGCCGGAGCTGACCGCGGTGCGCGAGGGGCGCATCATCTCGGTTGATCCCGATTGGGTGCACCGCCCGGGGCCGCGCCTGAAACTGGGTCTGCGTGCGCTGGCCAATGCTTTTCACGGGCTGGACCTGTCTCTTGCGGAAAATCAACCATGATCCTCACCCTCGGGCGTCGTTTCTGGTTTCCGCTGCTGCTGGCCGTGCTGCTGCTGGCCATGCTTGGCTCGCTGTTGGCGGGGCCTTTCGCTTTGTCGCTGGGGGATCTGTATGCCGCGTTGATCGGGCAGCCGCACTCGCCGATTCATGAGGCGGTGGTGTTCAAGATCCGCCTGCCGCGGGTTCTGCTGGCGGCGCTGGTGGGTGCGGCGCTGGCCGTATCGGGCGGCGCTTTTCAGGCGGTGCTGCGCAACCCGCTGGCCGACCCTTATATTCTCGGGGTGTCCGGCGGGGCCGCCCTCGGCGCGGTGGCCGCGCTGGCGCTGGGCATTATTCCGATGCAGGCGATGGCGTTTGCCTCCTTCGCCGGTGCGCTGGGCGCTCTGACCCTGGTCTACTGGGTGGCGCGGGGGGCGCACGGGACGCCCCATGCGCTGATTTTAGCCGGTGTGATGGTGGGGAGTCTCGCTTCTGCGCTGCTGTTGTTCCTGCTGTGGACGGCACCGGCCGATCCCACCCGCACGGCCGTGTTCTGGCTGGCGGGCAATCTCGCCATGGCCGATCCTGCCTGGCTGCCCTGGTCGGCTGTTGCTTCCGCCCTGGCCTTTGGCTGGCTGTGGTCCCGTGCGCGCTCTCTCGATCTGTTTACTCAAGGGGAGGAGGTGGCCGCTGATCTGGGGCTGGATGTGGGGCGGGCGCGCATGAGCGTGTTTATGGCCGCCGGGGCATTGACCGCCGCTGCGGTGGCGATGGCCGGGCTGGTCGGCTTTGTCGGCCTGACCGTGCCTCATGTGGTGCGCCTGCTGTGGGGCCCGTCCCACCGGCGCCTGCTGCCGGCCTCGGCCCTGCTGGGCGCCGCTTTTCTCATGATCGCCGATGCCCTGTCGCGAACCCTGCTGGCACCGGCAGAGATTCCAGTGGGGGTGGTGACGGCCCTGCTGGGTGCGCCGTTTTTCCTCTATCTACTGCGTCGGCGGGAGGAGAGGGGATGATCCGCATCGAACAGCTTGAATTCGCCTATGGCGACACGCCGGTGTTGCGCGGCATCGACCTGGAGGTGAGGGCAGGGGAGATCTTCGGTGTTCTCGGTTCCAACGGCTGCGGCAAGTCGACCCTGCTGCGGCTGATGCGCGGTCTGCTGGCCCCGTGCCGCGGACGGGTGCTGTGGGAGGGGCGCGATGTGCGACGCCTGAGTCGCAAGGCGCTGGCGCGCCGGGCGGCAGTGGTGCCGCAGGGTGCCGCCGCCGGATTTCCCTTTGCCGTGCGGGAGATGGTTTCTCTTGGGCGTTTTGCTCATCAGGGCGGGTTTGTCGGCGCTCATCCCGGCGACCGGGCGGCGGTGGAAAAAGCGCTGGCTTTGACCGACACCCTGCACCTGGCTGAACGGGAGGTCACCGGACTGAGCGGCGGCGAGCTGCAGCGGGTTCTGCTGGCGCGCGCCCTGGCGCAGCAGGCGCCGGTGCTGCTGCTCGATGAGGCCACCAGCCACCTTGACATCGATCACCGCCTCGAGATCGGCGAGCTACTGGTGCGCCTCAATCGTGAACAGGGGCTGACCGTGGTGCATATCTCCCACGATCTCGACCAGGCCGCAGAAATTTCCCACCGCTTGCTGCTGCTCAATGCGGACGGGTCGCCCTGGGCGCTGGGGACGCCGGACGAGGTTTTTACCCCGGCCAATCTGCAGCAGGTTTTCCGGGTGGATGTCCATGTCGAGAAAAACCCCTATACCGGGGCTCCGCGCGTGTACCCGGTGGCTCGCCAGCGCGCGGACTGGGGGCAGGGGCTCAGTGTTCATCTGCTGTGCGGCGGTGGCAGCGGGGGGGATCTTCTGCGTCGTCTTTATCGCAGCGGCGCACGCATCAGCGTCGGGCCGCTCAATCGGGGCGATTCCGATCTGCTGCTGGCGGATGCCCTGGGGCTGGAGGCGGTGCGGGAGGCCCCTTTCTGCCCGATCTCAGCACAAACACTGAATGATGCTTTCAACCTGTCTCGCAAGGCCGAGCTGATGGTGGTGGCGCCCACCGTGTGGGGTTCCGGCAACCTGGCCTGTCTGGAGTTGGCCGATGCGGCATTGAAGGAGGGACGGCCGGTGCTGGTGGTTGATCCCCGGGCGGAACGCGATTACACCGGGGGCCGGGCATGGCAGACTTTGAGCGAACTGCTCGCGAAGGGTGCACAGCGCTGTGCGGATACAGCGGAGGTGGTGGACAGGCTGGAGAAAATGGCCGCCATGGAGAAACCTCCCCAGGGCGGCCTTTAAGACGGGTTACTCGCCCAGCTGGCGCGCCAGGTATTCATCCATGCGCACGCGCGAGGTGGCGATATCGAGAGGAACGAACTGTTCGTTGACCAGCACGGTGGTGGAGCCGCGCAGCACGTAGTCGCGCGCCGCCTCCGAGGTGTTGAGGTAGACTTCCACATCCAGTTTGCCATCGTATTTCTGCTTCATCTTTTCGGCCACGACCGTGGCCGCACGGCAGGGGCTTCAACCACTGCTGCCGCTGTGAAAAACTTTCATTTTCAGCATCTTTTTTCTCCTTTCAAAGTGACTGCTCAGGACAGAGTTGCGACCCTGTAGATACCGTTCAGATCGCTGCTGCGGTCAGGGTGAATCGATACTGCGGGGATCCCGGGAAGCCTTCTCCACCGGCAGACCCTGCTGCTGCCACTCCTGCACCCCGTCTTCCATGCGCACCGCCTGGAATCCTTCCGCTCGCAGCATCTCCACTGCCTCGGCGGAGAGAACGCAGTAGGGGCCGCGGCAGTAGGCGACGATCTCCCGGTCGCGGGGCAGCTCCGCCAGTCGCCTGCGCAGTTCGGGCAGTGGGATGGAGAGGGCGCCCGGCAGATGCCCCGCCTGGTATTCCTCCGGCGGGCGCACGTCGATGACTGCCGCGATGCCGGTGCGCACTCGATCCAGCAGGGTATGGCGGTCCACGGCTTCCAGCTCGTTGCGGTCATTGAAGAAACGCCGGCTTAGCTGTTCGACCTCCGCCAGCTGGGTCTGCGCCAGGGTGCGCAGCGCATGGAAGAATTCCGCCACCTGCGGATCGGCGATGCGGTAGACCACATGCAGGCCCTGTTTGCGGGCTTCGGCCAGGTGCGCGCCTCGCAGCACCTGCAGATGTTGCGAGGTGTTGGCGACGGACAGGCCCGCTTCCCGGGCAAGAGTTTCCACCGTGCGCTCACCCTGGCACAGCAGGTCGAGCAGCTCCAGCCGCTTCGGGCTGGCAACCGCCTTGCCGATGCGGGCGAATTGGGCGTAAATGGCTTCCTTGTAATGCTGCTTTGTTCTTGACATAGGCGTCTTTTTCAACTATTCAATGAATTACTTGAATAAAAACCACGAAGCGGGTTGTTTGTCAAGCCCGATTGTCGTTGTCTCCCTTGTCGTGAAGGGGGGCGCAACTCCCATGACAAGGGGCACTTTTCGCCATCCCTGGCCGTTTGATTGGCGCCCTCCCTGGCGCCAAACACCCTTGTCATGGGAGTTGCGCCCCCTGCCGGACAGTGACGCTCGATTTTTCAGTCTCTGAGGTACACCTTGGCTGCATTCCAGGAGGTTTAACGTGGACAAGACGGTTTTTGATGTGGTGATCATCGGCGGCGGCCCGGCGGGGCTGACTGCCGGACTCTATACTTCGCGCGCGCGGCTCGAAACGCTGCTGGTGGAGCGCATGATCCCCGGCGGGCAGGTGATGACCACCACCAAGGTGGAAAACTACCCCGGTTTCCCCGGCGGCATCGACGGTCCCGACCTGATGATGCGCTTCCAGGAGCACTGCCAGGAATTCGGCCTGCGCATCGAAACCGGCGAAGTGGAAGGGCT
Protein-coding sequences here:
- a CDS encoding ABC transporter substrate-binding protein, with product MLLWLSCTQLPAAQWTDAIGRTISLEEPPQRIVSLVPAVTETLFALGLGDRVVGVTDFCTFPPEARQKPSVGGYADPGLEAVATRRPDLVFLAADMGSPALLSRLEQLGVKIYVLYPRGLEEAIAGMRAVAAVCGVAEAGERLAKELEDEIARVERAVAGKPRPRVLFAVMPQPLTVAGPDTLVGDLLAAAGARNVVPPGANRYPTWGIESLLPVDPDFIVLSPHTGLPDPENVLSGWPELTAVREGRIISVDPDWVHRPGPRLKLGLRALANAFHGLDLSLAENQP
- a CDS encoding FecCD family ABC transporter permease, whose amino-acid sequence is MILTLGRRFWFPLLLAVLLLAMLGSLLAGPFALSLGDLYAALIGQPHSPIHEAVVFKIRLPRVLLAALVGAALAVSGGAFQAVLRNPLADPYILGVSGGAALGAVAALALGIIPMQAMAFASFAGALGALTLVYWVARGAHGTPHALILAGVMVGSLASALLLFLLWTAPADPTRTAVFWLAGNLAMADPAWLPWSAVASALAFGWLWSRARSLDLFTQGEEVAADLGLDVGRARMSVFMAAGALTAAAVAMAGLVGFVGLTVPHVVRLLWGPSHRRLLPASALLGAAFLMIADALSRTLLAPAEIPVGVVTALLGAPFFLYLLRRREERG
- a CDS encoding ABC transporter ATP-binding protein encodes the protein MIRIEQLEFAYGDTPVLRGIDLEVRAGEIFGVLGSNGCGKSTLLRLMRGLLAPCRGRVLWEGRDVRRLSRKALARRAAVVPQGAAAGFPFAVREMVSLGRFAHQGGFVGAHPGDRAAVEKALALTDTLHLAEREVTGLSGGELQRVLLARALAQQAPVLLLDEATSHLDIDHRLEIGELLVRLNREQGLTVVHISHDLDQAAEISHRLLLLNADGSPWALGTPDEVFTPANLQQVFRVDVHVEKNPYTGAPRVYPVARQRADWGQGLSVHLLCGGGSGGDLLRRLYRSGARISVGPLNRGDSDLLLADALGLEAVREAPFCPISAQTLNDAFNLSRKAELMVVAPTVWGSGNLACLELADAALKEGRPVLVVDPRAERDYTGGRAWQTLSELLAKGAQRCADTAEVVDRLEKMAAMEKPPQGGL
- the tsoX gene encoding HSGNPxU motif (seleno)protein TsoX gives rise to the protein MLKMKVFHSGSSGUSPCRAATVVAEKMKQKYDGKLDVEVYLNTSEAARDYVLRGSTTVLVNEQFVPLDIATSRVRMDEYLARQLGE
- a CDS encoding ArsR/SmtB family transcription factor, with product MSRTKQHYKEAIYAQFARIGKAVASPKRLELLDLLCQGERTVETLAREAGLSVANTSQHLQVLRGAHLAEARKQGLHVVYRIADPQVAEFFHALRTLAQTQLAEVEQLSRRFFNDRNELEAVDRHTLLDRVRTGIAAVIDVRPPEEYQAGHLPGALSIPLPELRRRLAELPRDREIVAYCRGPYCVLSAEAVEMLRAEGFQAVRMEDGVQEWQQQGLPVEKASRDPRSIDSP